In the Fimbriimonadaceae bacterium genome, GGCGCACCGGCACCGCCAAAGCCACCGCCGCCCCGCGGCCCCAGGCCGACGCCGAACTGGACCGTCGGGGCTCCCTGGGTCGCGCTAAGGACGCCGACTAACTCGCCCGACTGGGTGAAGACGACGGCACCGCCGATGAGCTCGGCGGTCGATTCCAGCCGCATCTCGTAGAGCGGGACAAACTGAGAGTTGGCCAACACGCCGGGACGACGGTTGTTCGTCATCTGCCCCGTCACCGGGCCACTGGCCGAGGCGGCCAGCAGAATCTCGTCCGGTCCGACCTCGTGGTCGACGACCGACGCCGGAGCGCGGCCGTCGCCGTCCCAGTTTTCCGCCTTGAGCAATGCAAGGTTGGTCACGGGGTCCTCGGCGACGACCTGGAGCTTCACCTGGGTCGGCCCGGAAATCGTGGCGTCCATCGTCTTGGACTGGACCGCGTTGCGACTGGCGATGAACGTGCCGTCCTTCCCGATGAGCACGGCAAAGCCGAGCCCGGCCCCGTGGGAGTCCTTGAGCACGGCGAGCGTCGTGGAGACCTTTGTCCACGCCGGGCGCTGGACACGGAGTTCCGCCTTCGAACGGGCCTGGCTGTCCGCCAGGACCGCAAGGCTAACCACCAAAGACGATATCACTGGCATGGTCGCTCTCGACGGCAAGGGCCGCACCGGTGCGGGGGTCGGTCTGGGGCTGGACGATCACAACCGGGCCTTCGGGCACCGAGGCGTCGTAAACCGTCGCGTCGGCCACGGTGGGGCGGGCGTCGGTCTCTTCGCCGCTGCCCTCTGCCTTAAGGCTCATCGTGGTCGGAGCCAGGGCGTCCTTGGACAGCCCCGCTTCAAAGGGCGGGGCGGCGATGGCTTGGCCAGTCGGACGAGACGTGCGGACCCGCCGATGGGACGGCTTGGGCACGGCCCGGTCCATCAGGCCGTTGACGGCGGCAGGATGCTCGACCGGTGCCGAGTCGGCCAGCAACTCGGGCCGCTTAGGCGCGGTGGCCAAGGGGGCCGTCGCCACTGGTTGGCTTTGTTCCGCTTTCTTTGCGGAAGTCGCGGCTGGAGGAGTGACGTCGGACGCGACGCGGACCTGGTCGGCGGCAGGTTGCCGCAGGAAGACCATGCCGACGGTGAGGCACGCCGCGGCGGCCAGGCCATGACCCCAGGTCAGGCGGAAGGGCACGCTCGTCCGGCCTGGCTTGACCCCTTGGGCCAAGATCGCCTGCCGCAAACGGTCGGTAGAGAGCTGGCAGGCCGGGACGTCGTCCAGTCCTCTCAGGCCCGTCCTCATCGCGGCGAACTCATCGAAGAGCGCCTTGGCCGCCGGGTCACGGCGTACCATTTCGTCGACGAAGGCCTGCTCACCGCGTTCGGCCTCGCCGAAGGCGGCCCGGACGATCATGTCGTGGTCTCGTTGGTTCACTTCGTCACCTGTTGGTCGCCCAAAAGCGGGGCGACGCGGTCGCGGAGGGCGCGGCGGGCGCGGAGGACGCGGAGTTTG is a window encoding:
- a CDS encoding PDZ domain-containing protein, whose amino-acid sequence is MVSLAVLADSQARSKAELRVQRPAWTKVSTTLAVLKDSHGAGLGFAVLIGKDGTFIASRNAVQSKTMDATISGPTQVKLQVVAEDPVTNLALLKAENWDGDGRAPASVVDHEVGPDEILLAASASGPVTGQMTNNRRPGVLANSQFVPLYEMRLESTAELIGGAVVFTQSGELVGVLSATQGAPTVQFGVGLGPRGGGGFGGAGAPPAAKTSAPTPGRPLTVSPEAYQKLLQNFGPQGLTVGYVLGPKVLKRVITGLSSDDHLVKHPYIGVEFREVVKGKVTLTLVKPDGGAARAGLASGDTVLKVGDVPVQSGAHFASMLFEQEPGSTMRLTLKRGTMVKSVDVVVGVQPAGR